TCACCCTTAGGATCTTCGATGTCCTGACCGTAAAGGAAGACGCGGTCGTCGTTGCCCAAGCGATCACGCAGGACCGAACGCATCGCGTCTTTCATCGTCAATTGGCCGTCGGCCTCCCGATCGCCGCGTTGTTCGCGCGAGGGATGGGTCAATTCGACCAGCAATGGTTTCTTGGCTTCGTGCGTCGCGGAGGGTTGAGCCGCGTAGATCGCGTCGTTTTCATCGGCAGCCACTTCGGCCACGACGGTCTCGCGAATCGCTGCCAGTTCGGCTTCGCTGATCCCACGCTCGAGCAACTGTTGCTCGAAACGGACCAACGGATCGCGTTCTTTTTGAGCCGCTTCGATATCTTCGGTCGGCCGATAGATCGATTGATCGTCGGCGTTTGTGTGGTTGCTCAACCGTTCGGTTTGCAACAGCACCAAAGCCGGGCCGCGCGATTCGCGAACCTGTTGAACCAAGTCGCCCATCGCTTCGTCGGAGCCAATGATATCGCGGCCATCGACGCGGTGGAGCGGCAGACCATAAAAGGAATCGGCATCGCCATCGGGGCGCGAGAAGAAGGTTTGCCCGCGCGTCTCGGTCGAGATCGCCCATTGGTTGTCTTGGATGACGATCATCAGCGGAACTTGCAAGCGAACCGCTTCGGCAACGCCTTCCAAGAACTCGCCTTCTTGAGTCGATCCGTCGCCGATGCAGTAGATCGTGACCGGTTTGTTTTTGTTTTCCTTGGTCGCCGCAGCAACGCCTACCGCTTGCAGAGCGGCGTTTCCAACGGGGCCACCGAGGCTGAGGATATGCAGGTCGGCATCGCTCATCTGGGCGCACATCTGGCGGCCGCGAGAGTGCGAGGTGTCGTTGCACAGCGACGCATCGAAGAATTTGCGCGCAGTCACACCGCGAGCAATCATCAACGCCTTGTCGCGGTAATGCAGATGCAACCAATCGTGTTTGGTCAGATGACGCGCGAGGACTGCCGGCGCTTCGTGGCCGGCCCCCGAAACGTGAAAGAAGGCCTCGCCGCGGCGGGTGAGTTCCTGCTCAACACGATCAACTTCGCGGGCCGTGAACAGCGACTTATAAAGCGACAGCAGTTGATTTCGATCCATCGAAATATTCCGGTCGAGAGGACTGAGCAATATCGATTGTCGCGACTCGAACCTCTCTGACATTGCTATCAAAGTCGCTCGGGTCGGGACAACCGGCGGGACTAGCGATGCGGGAAAAGCGATCGCCTGTAATTCTGTATCGGATCTCGCACGCCGGACGATCATTCCTCATGAATGGATTCTCGGAGTTATAGCGAGCCAAACGAATGGTCGGACAAATCGCAATTTAATGCAATACAAACCTTGCCAGTTTTCAACGACATCCTGACACATCGCGCGGCCGCCTGAGAAGCTGGGAATTCTAGATATTTCAGCGAGACCAGCTTGCCCACAATTTGAGCCTCGATAGACCGTAGAGTCATTTTTCCGCGGCGTTTGCGGCGGTCATTGCTAGCACTCGGGGCAGTGCGAATCAGTGTCAACAAATCAAGTATCAGCCGCCACGCGATAGCATCCGGTTCTCCCCAAGAACGCGACGCGAATACGTCCCGGCAGATTTGCCGAGACACAAACACTGAATCGCCCGGTGCATCGGTCGGGCTTCGATTGCAAAGATACCTCGCGTTCCATATCATTGGCGAACCTTCCCCGTCGCAAGCAAAGAAGCATGCGTCGGGCGTAGGCGACCTCGGCGGAAGTGGCTCGCTATCAAATGGAATTCTGGTTCGCAGCACCAGCTTCGTTTGCTCAAACTTGATTTACACGGCTGCGCGAGATGATCGATGGAGACTGGAAAGCGGCCCGTTCGCATCGTCGCTCGCCAAAACGGTGTCGGGCTCGATCGCGACGTTCAACTGTTGCAAAGCACGCTGCCGCCGGGAACGCTCGTCGAAAACTACTCGGTCCGCTCGCTCGCTTCGATCGCCGACCGCTTCAAATCGCTCTGCTGCTCCCCCGCGCCGGGATCTCTGCCGCTGAACGTGCTGGTCGAACGGGTCCCATGGGCCTGGGTGAAGAATCAAGGGCAAAGCGTTCTGCTGCCCAATCAAGAACGGTTCCCCAAACGTCTGCTGCATCGGCTGCGAGACATCGACATCGTGTTGTGCAAGTCGCGGCATGCCGAAGAGATTTTTAGCCGGCACGCCAAACAAGCCCGCTTCATCGGCTTCACGTCGTTGGATCGGCGACTGCCCGAGGTCGCTCCCGATTACGGCAAGTTCTTCCACTTGGCGGGCAGCAGCACGCTCAAGGGCACACAAATGCTGCTGGAACTGTGGAGCCAGAATCCGCAGTGGCCAACGCTGACGATCGTCCAACATCCGCGACACGCTCCCGAAACGGTTCCGGCAAACGTCGCGCTGTTCAAGGAGTATCTGACCGATGCGGTCCTGCAACGGATGCAAAACGAACACGGGATTCATCTGTGCCCGTCGCGATCCGAAGGCTGGGGACATTACATCGTCGAAGCGATGTCGTGCGCCGCGGTCGTCGTCACCACCGACGCTCCGCCGATGAACGAGCTTGTCGATGAGTCGCGTGGCTTCCTGGTCCCTTGGAACCATTCGCAGCCGCGGCATCTGGGGACAGACTTTTTTGTCGACCCCGCCGAATTGCAACGCGTGATCAACGAGATTTTGGCGACCGAAACCGCTTCGCTCGAGGAAAGAGGCCAAGCCGCTCGCGGCTGGTTCGAAACCAACGAAGTCGAATTTGAAACCCGCGCTCGCGAGCTGTTCCTCGAACTGTTGCAGTAGTCACCGCGGGCGTCGCCATCGATCGCCCGCGTGCTCGGTTCGAATTCCTCTCGCTAGACAACCCGGTCGATCAATTGATCTCGGGATCTTTGTCTTTGCTGCCGTCGGCGTGCAAGAAGCGGAAGTCGCAGCCGAGATCGGCCTGCGTCGTCTGTTCGAAGTACAGTTTGCCGTAACCGCGAGTGAACTTGTTCTCCGGCTGCGTCCAACCGCTGCGGCGACTGGCGAGTTCCTCGTCGCTGATCTCTAGTTCGATCTGCCGTCCGGCGACATCCAAACGAATCATGTCGCCATCTTGCACAAACGCTAGCGGTCCGCCGACAAACGATTCCGGTGCCACGTGCAGCACGCACGCGCCGTAACTGGTGCCGCTCATCCGCGCGTCGGAGATTCGGACCATATCGGTCACGCCCTGTTCCAACAGATATTTTGGAATCGGCAGCATGCCCCATTCGGGAATCCCCGGAGCGCCCAAGGGACCTGCGTTTTGCAAGACGATCACGTGGTTTGCGGTCAGCCCCAAGGCGGGATCATGAATCCGAGCCTTCAGATCGGGGTAATTCTTGAAGACGGCTGCCGGCCCGCGATGCTGCAACAAATGTTTCTCAGCCGCTGGCGGTTTGATCACGCAACCGTCGGGAGCCAGGTTGCCGCGCAGCACGGCCAAGCTGCTCGATTCGCTCAGCGGATTCGAGCGCGGACGAATCACATCCTCGTCGTACACCTCCGCTCCCTCGATCGCTTCGCCCAGCGTCGTTCCGGCGACATTGGGGCAATCGAGATTCAACAGGTCGCCGATCCGATGCAACAGCCCCTGCAGCCCGCCGGCATCAAACAGATCGGCCATCACGTATTTTCCAGCTGGCCGCAAGTTGCCGACGACAGGCGTCTTCTGCGAGATCTCGTCGAAGCGTTCCAGCGTCAACGGCACCTCGGCTCGTCCAGCCAAAGCCATCAAGTGAACGATCGCGTTGGTAGATCCGCCGATCGCCATCAACGCGGTGATCGCATTGTCGAACGATTCGGGAGTCATGAACTCCGACGGCTTGATGTCCAGCCAAGCGAGTTCGACGGCGCGGGATCCGGTGGCCGATGCCATCCGCGAGTGAGACGAATGCGTCGCGGGAACCGACGAGGATCCGGGCAGGCACAGCCCCATCGTTTCGGCGATCGCGGTCATTGTCGATGCGGTTCCCATCGTCATGCAGTGGCCGGGCGATGCGGCGATGTGATCTTCCAATTCGCACCAGGCTTCGCACGACAGACGCCCCGCGCCGCGTTGATCCCAATATTTCCAAACGTCGCTGCCGCTCCCCAGCGGTTCGCCGCGCCAACTGGTCCGCGACATCGGCCCGCCCGGCATGAAGATGCTGGGAATATCGACGCTGCGAGCTCCCATCAACATCGCCGGCGTCGTCTTGTCGCAGCCTCCCATCAAGATCACCGCGTCCAACGGATAGGTCCGCAGCGTCTCTTCGGTCTCCATCGCCAACAGATTGCGATAGTACATCGAGGTCGGCTTCATGAACGTTTCGCTGAGTCCCATCACGGGAATCTCGACGGGAAATCCACCCGCCTGCCAAACGCCTCGCTTGACGTCTTCGGCTCGTTGGCGGAAGTGGGCGTGGCACGAAATCAGATCGTTCCAGGTGTTCAAGATCCCGATCACCGGCTTGTCTTTAAACTCCTCGGTTGCAAACCCGGCCTGCTTCTGACGCGACCGATGCCCGAAGGAACGCAGGTCGTCGGGGCCGAAGTAGCGGTAGCTGCGGAGTTGTTCGGGCGTCTTGCGTGGTCGCTCACTCATGATCGGTTGCTTGGTTGGAGGCGGAAGAAATGCAGCTATAAATGGCTACTCAAACGCTGCGGATCAGTCCATAAAAGCGTAGCGGAAATTGGCTGCGAACAGCACCTGCCACTCCAGCCAAGCCAGCTGCTGGCACTGCGACTGCAAATCGCCGCCGCTGCGAACCGCTTGCTGGCACAGGTCGACCATCGCGTAGGGATCCCAGCGGTCGTCGGCGATCAGCGACGCGGTCTGATCGGTCACCAGCGGCGTCGCAGCCTCGGCCAAGGTCTCGAACGCTGGATGGGTTCCGACATTGCGGAACCAATATTTTGCGTTGCCAAAATCGTGCTCGCGGCGATGCATGATGCCATGCCAAAAGCTGCCGTCGGCGGTGTGGATATCCTGGCTGATCGAGTGCGATCGGTCGAGATCGCCCGCCAGCAACCACAACCCGCTGTCGCAGCAGGCGGCCGCGTCGCGGTCGTGCGGTTTTCCTTGAGAATCCTGCAGCCGATTGCCGCTGATCCAATCGACGATCGCCGGATTGGTGGGGCCATCGCCCAGGCCTGGCAATTGCGACGCAGCGATTGCGTCGACGAGTTCCTGCGGCAGCGGCAGCGAACAAAAATCTTCGGTCATGGAAATCATCGGTTCACCAAATCTGGAGGTCTTCGAGTTGTTTGGTCGCCGCTTCGGCCCAGCCTCGGTTGGCAGCGGGGCTGGCGGGGCTGGGGTGTAAGATTTTCGCCAATTTGCGATCTCCCGTCAGCACGCGGCCGGCACATTTTTCAGCAAACGCACCGACTCCCACAACCCAAGTCGGATCGAGAGCCTCGATCACTTCAGCCAAATGCGCATCGCAGACCTGTTCCAACGCGCCCCGTTCGGCTTTGGATAACTTGTCGGGAGTCACGTTCCGAGCCGACGCTTCCATGAAGACCAGCGGGCAATAGTTTGCCACAAAGTGCGTCTTAAAAAAATCTTTGGGATCGGGGAAACGTTCGGCAAACAGTCCCCACAGCCGCCGTCCGGAGACCTCGCTGCGTTGGCAAGCGAAACCTTCGATCGGCCGCTTCGGATGTTCGGGATCGGGCTTTTCGACTTCGGTTTCGATCTTCATCCAGTTCCGGACCGCACCGATCTCGCCAAACGGAACACCGGTCTGCGACATCCCCCACGGCCCGGGATTCATTCCCAGCAGCAGAACCTTGCAGGTCGGTTTGGCGTATCGCGACAGATACATCCGGTGCGCCGCAGCGGCATACCGCAGCGGGTTGTAGACGTGCGTCACCGGTTCGGCGAACGACAATCGGTCGACTTCGTCGGCCAGGTTCGCGGCAGATTCGATCAATCGAGTAGCGGTTTTATTGGGCATATTGATGTCGGCCCAACGTCTCGCCATGCAGCGACGCAATCGCTGCGGAACACGATCGAAGGGATCGATCTTTTAATAGGATGGTTTAGTTTTTTGCGGCACCACGTCGACAGGAACGCCTAGCATTTTCGACCTCCCGCATGCGTCGCGCCCGAACGTAATTCTTACTAGCACGAAGCGCAAGCGAGTGATTGGGCGCGTCGTTCACGATTTCACTCGCTTGCGCTTCGTGCTAGTATGGTCGTGGTTGAACGGTCACCCAAACAACACCTCTTGCTGGGGCGGGATGCCGTCGTCGGTACGGCCTTTGAAGATACCCAGCCGTTGCAAGGCCAACAAGCTTAGGTACAGCGGATTGAGGTACAGATAGCGGCGCCACAGTCGCGTCGGCTCTTTGACGAGACGAAACAGCCACTCCAGCCCGGCACGCTGCATCCATGAAGGTGCCTGCGGCAACAGGTTGGCATGAAACGCAAACGCAGCCCCCACAGCGATCAGTGGCATCGAGATCCGATCGCGCATTTCAAACGCAAACGTTTCCTGTCGTGGGCATCCGATCCCGACGAAACACAAACTGGCACCGCTGGCGTTGATCTCGTCGGCCAGTTCGGAACACTCCTCGGAGGAGAGCGTTCGGAAACGAGAGGCTCGCGCGCCGGCGACTTTCAGACCAGGAAACTTCTCGGCCAGCTTGTCGATCAAAACAGCATTCATCTCGTCGGTCCCACCGAACAGGAAGATCGATTGCTGTTGTTCGACGCACGCCTGGCACAACCGCAGCGTCAATTCGGGACCGTAGACGCGGTCGCTGAGCCCACAGCCGTGCAACAGGTTCAGCGCCCAACGGACCGGTTGCCCATCGGGACAGACGAGATCGAATCGATTCAGCCGATAGTTCTGCTCACGATCCAAATAGCCGGTCATCACGCCATGCACCGCCAGCGCCGTGACCGACATCGATTGTCGCCCGATCGCTGCATGCATGATCTTGGCAACGGCGGCTTCATAGTCGACCGCGTCGACATTGACGCCGATCACACTGTGTTTTCCCGAATCAATCATCGCATCGATCGTTTGTTGAATGGCCCATTACAAATTGGCAGGCGTCGATCAAACCGGAGGCCGCAAACCCGGGAGTTCGATCGCGAACCGAATCGCGACAGGCCTCGGCCATCGACGCGCGAGCCGCCGCGTCGCAAGCGAGCCAGCGATCCAAACAGCCAGACAAACCGTTGTCGTCGCGGGGATCGTACCGCCAGCCGTTGCGATCGTCTTGCAAAAGCGTGGTGGTTGCCTGTGCCAACAGACTGCCGATCACTGGCAGCCCCGAATGCAACGCTTCATTGACGACCAAGCCCCATTCGTCGGCTAGCGTCGGAAAGATCAAGAGATCGTGCGCCGGCATCAGCGTCGGCAATTGCTCGCTGGGCAAGTTCCCGGTGAATTCAATCGCCAAATTCGCCGGCGTCGCGACAGCACTCA
Above is a genomic segment from Rosistilla ulvae containing:
- a CDS encoding uracil-DNA glycosylase family protein produces the protein MARRWADINMPNKTATRLIESAANLADEVDRLSFAEPVTHVYNPLRYAAAAHRMYLSRYAKPTCKVLLLGMNPGPWGMSQTGVPFGEIGAVRNWMKIETEVEKPDPEHPKRPIEGFACQRSEVSGRRLWGLFAERFPDPKDFFKTHFVANYCPLVFMEASARNVTPDKLSKAERGALEQVCDAHLAEVIEALDPTWVVGVGAFAEKCAGRVLTGDRKLAKILHPSPASPAANRGWAEAATKQLEDLQIW
- a CDS encoding glycosyltransferase, which encodes METGKRPVRIVARQNGVGLDRDVQLLQSTLPPGTLVENYSVRSLASIADRFKSLCCSPAPGSLPLNVLVERVPWAWVKNQGQSVLLPNQERFPKRLLHRLRDIDIVLCKSRHAEEIFSRHAKQARFIGFTSLDRRLPEVAPDYGKFFHLAGSSTLKGTQMLLELWSQNPQWPTLTIVQHPRHAPETVPANVALFKEYLTDAVLQRMQNEHGIHLCPSRSEGWGHYIVEAMSCAAVVVTTDAPPMNELVDESRGFLVPWNHSQPRHLGTDFFVDPAELQRVINEILATETASLEERGQAARGWFETNEVEFETRARELFLELLQ
- a CDS encoding WecB/TagA/CpsF family glycosyltransferase, with protein sequence MIDSGKHSVIGVNVDAVDYEAAVAKIMHAAIGRQSMSVTALAVHGVMTGYLDREQNYRLNRFDLVCPDGQPVRWALNLLHGCGLSDRVYGPELTLRLCQACVEQQQSIFLFGGTDEMNAVLIDKLAEKFPGLKVAGARASRFRTLSSEECSELADEINASGASLCFVGIGCPRQETFAFEMRDRISMPLIAVGAAFAFHANLLPQAPSWMQRAGLEWLFRLVKEPTRLWRRYLYLNPLYLSLLALQRLGIFKGRTDDGIPPQQEVLFG
- the araD gene encoding L-arabinonate dehydratase codes for the protein MSERPRKTPEQLRSYRYFGPDDLRSFGHRSRQKQAGFATEEFKDKPVIGILNTWNDLISCHAHFRQRAEDVKRGVWQAGGFPVEIPVMGLSETFMKPTSMYYRNLLAMETEETLRTYPLDAVILMGGCDKTTPAMLMGARSVDIPSIFMPGGPMSRTSWRGEPLGSGSDVWKYWDQRGAGRLSCEAWCELEDHIAASPGHCMTMGTASTMTAIAETMGLCLPGSSSVPATHSSHSRMASATGSRAVELAWLDIKPSEFMTPESFDNAITALMAIGGSTNAIVHLMALAGRAEVPLTLERFDEISQKTPVVGNLRPAGKYVMADLFDAGGLQGLLHRIGDLLNLDCPNVAGTTLGEAIEGAEVYDEDVIRPRSNPLSESSSLAVLRGNLAPDGCVIKPPAAEKHLLQHRGPAAVFKNYPDLKARIHDPALGLTANHVIVLQNAGPLGAPGIPEWGMLPIPKYLLEQGVTDMVRISDARMSGTSYGACVLHVAPESFVGGPLAFVQDGDMIRLDVAGRQIELEISDEELASRRSGWTQPENKFTRGYGKLYFEQTTQADLGCDFRFLHADGSKDKDPEIN